One genomic window of Acidobacteriota bacterium includes the following:
- a CDS encoding glycosyltransferase family 2 protein produces the protein MDRVPALSVLIPFYNEAGNVHPVIDEVHAALSGIDFEIVCVNDCSGDATGAELAEAKVRHPDTVTVLTHVQRRGKSAALFTGLKSVRGDWVQLLDGDGQNDPADTARVWAAKIAAGAPARLGIIAGKRNSRNDSGFKWIQSRVANGVRRFVLQDDATDTGCGWKLIRTQAFRDLPYFASMHRFLPALVKRAGWEVSEELVNDRRRLAGQSKYGFLGRLGAGIFDLVGMFWLVRRGGYGVAAEWNDPRGGQPS, from the coding sequence ATGGACCGCGTCCCTGCCCTTTCCGTTCTGATCCCCTTCTATAATGAAGCGGGCAATGTGCACCCCGTCATCGACGAGGTGCACGCAGCGCTGTCGGGCATCGATTTCGAGATCGTCTGCGTCAATGACTGTTCGGGCGACGCGACGGGCGCCGAGCTGGCTGAAGCGAAGGTTCGCCATCCTGATACGGTGACGGTGTTGACGCATGTACAGCGGCGCGGAAAGTCTGCCGCCCTGTTCACTGGGCTGAAGTCCGTTCGCGGCGACTGGGTGCAGCTGCTCGACGGGGATGGCCAGAACGACCCGGCCGATACCGCGCGCGTCTGGGCGGCGAAGATCGCCGCGGGTGCGCCGGCACGGCTTGGCATCATCGCCGGCAAGCGCAACAGCCGCAACGATTCCGGTTTCAAGTGGATCCAGTCGCGCGTTGCCAACGGGGTCCGCCGGTTCGTGCTTCAGGATGATGCGACGGACACGGGCTGCGGCTGGAAACTGATCCGTACACAGGCATTCCGCGACCTGCCCTATTTCGCCTCGATGCACCGCTTCCTGCCGGCGCTCGTGAAGCGCGCCGGGTGGGAGGTCAGCGAGGAACTGGTCAACGACCGGCGCCGGCTTGCCGGCCAGTCGAAGTATGGATTCCTCGGCCGTCTGGGCGCGGGCATATTCGATCTGGTGGGGATGTTCTGGCTTGTGCGCCGGGGCGGATATGGCGTGGCCGCCGAATGGAATGATCCACGCGGCGGCCAGCCTTCCTGA
- the rimM gene encoding 16S rRNA processing protein RimM, with the protein MQAKSDDRLIAVGVLRGAHGVRGEVRVKSYTADPDALFTYGPLLDETGAVVLTPKSARPGKDHFIVRPKEMKQKEEWDSMRGRLLHVPRGRLPAAADDEFYVEDLAGMEVQDGAGSRMGRVKSVQNFGSGDLLEVEVAGLAATVFVPFTLADVPQVDVAARRVTIPDLATWSEPAGTLPPGEDRQ; encoded by the coding sequence ATGCAAGCCAAGAGCGATGACAGACTGATAGCCGTGGGCGTCCTGAGGGGCGCCCATGGTGTGCGCGGCGAAGTCCGCGTGAAGAGCTATACGGCCGACCCGGACGCCCTGTTCACCTACGGCCCGCTGCTCGACGAGACCGGCGCCGTGGTGCTGACCCCGAAATCCGCTCGTCCGGGCAAGGACCATTTCATCGTCCGCCCGAAAGAGATGAAGCAGAAGGAAGAGTGGGACTCGATGCGCGGGCGCCTGCTGCACGTGCCCCGCGGACGCCTGCCGGCAGCGGCAGATGACGAGTTCTATGTCGAGGATCTCGCCGGAATGGAGGTGCAGGACGGCGCCGGCTCGCGCATGGGGCGAGTAAAGTCCGTGCAGAACTTCGGCTCGGGCGACCTGCTGGAGGTTGAGGTTGCCGGGCTTGCCGCGACCGTCTTCGTGCCGTTCACGCTGGCGGACGTACCGCAGGTGGATGTTGCCGCGCGCCGCGTCACCATCCCTGACCTCGCCACCTGGAGTGAGCCGGCAGGCACCCTGCCGCCGGGCGAAGACAGGCAATAG
- a CDS encoding chorismate mutase produces MTNPDQTLALFQLNQLRASIDNMDSILIHTLAERFKLTQQVGKLKALHNLPPADKAREAQQVERLRRLANESGLDPAFAEKIIAFIVAEVIRHHEQIRGREAE; encoded by the coding sequence ATGACCAACCCCGACCAAACCCTCGCGCTGTTCCAGCTGAACCAGCTGCGCGCGTCCATCGACAACATGGACTCGATCCTCATCCACACGCTGGCCGAACGGTTCAAGCTGACCCAGCAAGTCGGCAAGCTGAAAGCGCTGCACAACCTTCCGCCTGCGGACAAGGCACGCGAAGCCCAGCAGGTCGAGCGTCTGCGCCGCCTGGCGAACGAATCCGGTCTAGATCCGGCCTTCGCCGAGAAAATCATCGCCTTCATCGTGGCGGAAGTGATCCGCCATCATGAACAGATCCGTGGCCGCGAGGCCGAGTAA
- a CDS encoding S9 family peptidase, which yields MRILLATISALALAACAHGPAPETDVTTDLAAQTTPFDPDSHLWLEEVEGPEALAWVEAQNTRTLAELEADPHYAAFKADALEVLNDDQRIAYGTVRNGYVYNFWQDAVNVRGLWRRTTPESYATDAPVWETILDFDKLSADEGKNWVYKGADCRRPNQGEASRCLISLSNGGKDAVIVREFDLGTKTFVDGGFVTPEAKQGLAWSNLDTLLVATDWGAGTLTESGYPTTVKRWTRGTPMDSAAELIRGKTTDVGVWPMVIKLENGRILDGAVIAETFFTSKYFWFPEGETEAVQWPIPLMSSPKGIYKGRFLFTLEQDWTPEGQAAFKAGDLVAFDVDAFLETRALPPVSLVFRPDATQAVDGVAVAKGAALLAISENVVGKVLRLEPTEAGWTTSAIDLPGSGQVGIAFADEDETAVFLNYEDFLTPDSLLSYDINTGAVTTLKSLPAKFDTAGLKVEQFFSTSKDGTKVPYFLIHRADIKLDGTTPTLLYGYGGFQVSQTPGYSPVLGRLWLEQGGAYALANIRGGGEFGPNWHQAGLKQNRQRIYDDFISVGEDLVARKVTSPEHLGIMGGSNGGLLMGVMLNQRPDLWNAVVVQVPLLDMLRYHLLLAGASWVGEYGSPDVPEERAFLETISPYQNFDASKPYPVPFFVTSTKDDRVHPGHARKMAKRFEEAGLPFLYYENTDGGHAAAADQTARAKRQALEFTYLTRQLFPETGN from the coding sequence ACACGCGCACGCTGGCCGAGCTCGAAGCCGATCCGCATTATGCCGCGTTCAAGGCCGACGCGCTGGAAGTGCTGAACGATGACCAGCGCATTGCCTACGGCACGGTGCGCAACGGCTATGTCTACAATTTCTGGCAGGACGCGGTGAACGTGCGCGGCCTGTGGCGTCGCACGACGCCGGAAAGCTACGCGACCGACGCGCCGGTCTGGGAGACCATCCTCGATTTCGACAAGCTGTCGGCGGATGAAGGCAAGAACTGGGTCTACAAGGGCGCTGACTGCCGCCGCCCGAACCAGGGCGAAGCGAGCCGCTGCCTGATCTCGCTGTCGAATGGCGGCAAGGATGCCGTGATCGTGCGCGAGTTCGACCTCGGCACCAAGACGTTCGTTGACGGCGGCTTCGTCACGCCGGAAGCCAAGCAGGGGCTCGCCTGGTCGAACCTCGACACGTTGCTGGTTGCCACCGACTGGGGCGCGGGCACGCTGACGGAGTCCGGCTATCCGACGACGGTGAAGCGCTGGACGCGCGGCACGCCGATGGACAGCGCCGCCGAACTGATCCGTGGCAAGACAACCGATGTCGGCGTCTGGCCGATGGTCATCAAGCTTGAGAACGGCCGCATCCTCGACGGCGCCGTGATCGCCGAGACGTTTTTCACGTCGAAGTATTTCTGGTTCCCGGAAGGGGAGACCGAGGCGGTCCAGTGGCCGATTCCGCTGATGTCGTCGCCGAAGGGCATCTACAAGGGCCGGTTCCTGTTCACGCTCGAGCAGGACTGGACACCGGAAGGGCAGGCGGCGTTCAAGGCGGGTGATCTCGTCGCGTTCGATGTCGATGCGTTCCTTGAAACCCGTGCGCTGCCGCCGGTCTCGCTGGTGTTCCGTCCGGATGCGACGCAGGCGGTCGACGGCGTGGCGGTCGCCAAGGGCGCTGCGCTGCTGGCGATCAGCGAGAACGTCGTCGGCAAGGTGCTGCGCCTCGAGCCGACCGAAGCGGGCTGGACGACGAGCGCCATCGACCTGCCGGGTTCCGGCCAGGTGGGCATCGCATTTGCGGACGAAGACGAGACCGCGGTGTTCCTCAACTACGAGGATTTCCTGACGCCGGACTCGCTGCTGAGCTACGACATCAACACCGGCGCGGTCACGACGCTGAAAAGCCTGCCGGCCAAGTTCGATACCGCAGGCCTGAAGGTGGAGCAGTTCTTCTCGACCTCCAAGGATGGCACCAAGGTGCCGTACTTCCTGATCCACCGGGCCGACATCAAGCTCGACGGCACGACGCCGACGCTGCTCTACGGCTATGGCGGATTCCAGGTCTCCCAGACGCCGGGCTACAGCCCCGTGCTCGGCCGCCTCTGGCTGGAGCAGGGCGGCGCCTATGCCCTCGCCAACATCCGCGGCGGCGGCGAATTCGGACCGAACTGGCACCAGGCGGGCCTCAAGCAGAACCGCCAGCGCATCTATGACGACTTCATCTCGGTCGGCGAAGACCTCGTCGCCCGCAAGGTCACCAGCCCGGAGCATCTCGGCATCATGGGCGGCTCGAATGGCGGCCTCCTGATGGGCGTGATGCTCAACCAGCGGCCGGATCTCTGGAACGCGGTCGTGGTGCAGGTGCCGCTGCTCGACATGCTGCGCTACCACCTGCTTCTGGCGGGCGCCTCCTGGGTTGGCGAGTATGGCTCGCCGGACGTGCCGGAAGAGCGCGCCTTCCTCGAGACCATCTCGCCCTACCAGAACTTCGACGCGTCGAAGCCGTATCCGGTGCCGTTCTTCGTCACTTCGACGAAGGATGACCGTGTCCACCCGGGCCATGCCCGCAAGATGGCGAAACGGTTCGAGGAGGCGGGCCTGCCTTTCCTCTATTACGAGAACACAGATGGCGGGCACGCCGCTGCCGCTGACCAGACCGCAAGGGCGAAGCGTCAGGCGCTGGAGTTCACCTACCTGACACGCCAGCTGTTTCCGGAGACGGGGAACTAG
- a CDS encoding beta/gamma crystallin family protein, translated as MRRLSLRAVVALSVPAFFTAPAALAQYASYEGGSDEPPAAIALFSDEDYYGDVRDIYDPFGTLSDLNFNDRPRSVAVFAGQWELCENRDFTGRCVFITEDVSDLGWFGLNGRVTSVRPIYEYTEARHGLMFTRDKYGYIRYADNETYGYDTWTHGYASSWGISVSHYGYSPDYYRYGYYSPTWGYDPYGFAWGPRGTIRYTSTYRRHPRPSVINPYWIGWDFHRSDWRRGHWSWRGGDDHWRDHRGGRDGRGGGHGGDDWRDHRGGDGRGGDGRGGDGRGGRGGDDRPPTRDVPGDRWGPGAGGSGSVTTDPRPRRDGWTGDRRGGRDGRGSGGGSWTPGTGSGSGASVVSPVPTDPRPGRGGGSGGGSWTPGAGTGSSITPPSVDVPREGRGGRRGGDAGLAGGPVADTPRGGGSDGWRGGGRGGDSGGRSVGRSGDGVSSGGGRGWTAPAASPPPPPPPPAAAKETRREVSRDSGPRDGGRAGGRRRGDD; from the coding sequence ATGCGCCGCTTATCCCTGCGCGCGGTCGTCGCGCTGTCTGTTCCGGCTTTCTTCACCGCGCCCGCCGCACTCGCCCAGTATGCGAGCTACGAGGGCGGCAGCGATGAGCCCCCGGCCGCCATCGCGCTGTTCAGCGACGAGGATTACTATGGCGACGTGCGCGACATCTACGATCCGTTCGGCACACTGAGCGATCTCAATTTCAACGACCGGCCGCGTTCGGTGGCCGTCTTCGCCGGCCAGTGGGAACTCTGCGAGAACCGGGACTTCACCGGCCGCTGCGTGTTCATCACTGAAGACGTGAGCGATCTCGGCTGGTTCGGCCTGAATGGCCGCGTCACCTCGGTGCGCCCGATCTACGAATATACCGAAGCGCGCCACGGGCTCATGTTCACCCGCGACAAGTACGGGTACATCCGGTACGCGGACAACGAGACCTATGGCTACGATACCTGGACGCATGGCTATGCCAGTTCCTGGGGCATCAGCGTTTCGCACTATGGCTATTCGCCGGACTATTACCGTTACGGCTATTACAGCCCGACCTGGGGCTATGATCCCTATGGTTTCGCCTGGGGCCCGCGCGGCACGATCCGCTATACCAGCACCTACCGGCGCCATCCGCGCCCCTCGGTGATCAACCCCTACTGGATCGGCTGGGATTTCCATCGCAGCGACTGGCGGCGCGGGCACTGGAGCTGGCGCGGCGGCGACGATCATTGGCGCGACCATCGCGGCGGACGTGACGGACGCGGCGGCGGTCACGGCGGTGACGACTGGCGCGATCATCGCGGCGGTGATGGCCGTGGCGGCGACGGGCGCGGAGGTGATGGACGCGGTGGACGCGGCGGCGACGACCGCCCGCCGACGCGGGACGTTCCGGGTGATCGCTGGGGTCCTGGCGCCGGTGGCTCGGGCAGCGTGACCACCGATCCCCGTCCGCGCCGCGATGGCTGGACCGGCGATCGCCGCGGCGGCCGCGACGGGCGAGGCTCGGGCGGCGGTAGCTGGACGCCTGGCACAGGGTCAGGTTCAGGCGCCTCAGTCGTATCGCCCGTGCCTACCGATCCGCGCCCCGGCCGGGGCGGCGGTTCCGGAGGTGGCAGCTGGACACCCGGCGCGGGCACGGGTTCTTCGATCACGCCACCTTCAGTCGACGTCCCGCGCGAAGGTCGTGGCGGACGGCGCGGCGGCGACGCAGGTCTCGCGGGCGGCCCGGTCGCTGACACGCCGCGCGGCGGCGGGTCTGATGGTTGGCGCGGCGGCGGCCGAGGCGGCGATTCCGGCGGCCGTAGTGTCGGACGCTCCGGCGACGGCGTATCGAGCGGCGGTGGAAGAGGCTGGACTGCACCCGCGGCCTCGCCTCCGCCTCCACCTCCGCCGCCTGCTGCGGCGAAGGAAACGCGCCGCGAAGTCAGCCGGGATTCCGGCCCGCGTGACGGCGGCAGGGCCGGCGGTCGTCGCCGCGGCGACGACTAG
- a CDS encoding GNAT family N-acetyltransferase, with product MRLDAPGLQVADVRLDLLAEGHRAPLAASGAVAAMWQWMPVIPTGTNFDAYFDHTLADARTGRSIPFAITRISDGAFAGVAAYLEVSRTHRRLRIGYQWHPEEMRSGVVPAATALALIGRAKACRIRRIEYLIDEENVPAIKSVERIGASREGLLRSHMRAAKGTWANMALYSLVDSEIRAAMTLLQDRVAALQIA from the coding sequence ATGAGACTCGATGCGCCCGGACTTCAGGTGGCGGATGTGCGCCTGGACCTCCTGGCCGAGGGGCACCGCGCGCCGCTCGCGGCCTCGGGGGCGGTGGCCGCCATGTGGCAGTGGATGCCGGTGATCCCGACCGGCACGAACTTCGACGCCTATTTCGACCATACCCTGGCCGACGCCCGCACAGGCCGGTCGATCCCGTTCGCGATCACTCGTATTTCGGACGGCGCCTTTGCCGGGGTGGCCGCCTATCTGGAGGTCTCCCGCACCCACCGGCGCCTGCGGATCGGGTACCAATGGCACCCGGAAGAGATGCGCAGCGGTGTCGTGCCGGCGGCGACGGCGCTGGCCCTGATCGGCCGGGCCAAGGCCTGCCGCATCCGGCGGATCGAGTACCTGATCGACGAGGAGAATGTTCCAGCGATCAAGTCGGTGGAGCGGATCGGCGCCTCGCGGGAGGGCCTGCTGCGCAGCCATATGCGGGCCGCGAAGGGCACCTGGGCCAATATGGCCCTGTATTCACTGGTGGATTCGGAGATCCGGGCCGCCATGACGCTGCTGCAGGACCGGGTCGCGGCGCTGCAGATTGCTTGA
- the ffh gene encoding signal recognition particle protein, which yields MFDALSERLGSIFDGLTGRGALSDKDVSEALREIRVALLEADVALPVVKDFIDKVRTRAVGEEVIRSVKPGQQVIKIVYDALVDMLGADEEASHLRVDVPPAVVMMAGLQGSGKTTTTGKIAKRLADRGKKRVLLASLDVRRPAAMEQLAILAKQAGENVASLPIIPGQLPADIARRAVQAAKIGGYDVLFLDTAGRTSIDEQMMSEAAEIAAIANPSEVLLVADALTGQDAVETARRFHERLPLTGLVLTRMDGDGRGGAALSMRAVTGLPIKFLGVGEKLDGLDAFDAKRVAGRILGQGDIVSLVEKAAEQMDAEKAERMAAKLKKGEFDLDDLADQLRQMQRMGGLGGIMGMMPGARKAKEAMANANLDDRVLKRQEAIILSMTKAERRKPALLNASRRKRIAAGAGVDVSDVNKLLKMHLQMSTMMKKMRTKGGMKGMLGAAQAAGLSPADLAKMGSGGMPGGLPGLGGPSAGGLPGGLPGLGGGSLPGLGGTKKK from the coding sequence ATGTTCGACGCCCTGAGCGAACGCCTTGGAAGTATCTTTGACGGCCTGACCGGCCGCGGTGCGCTGTCCGACAAGGACGTGAGCGAAGCGCTGCGCGAGATCCGCGTCGCGCTCCTGGAAGCCGACGTGGCACTGCCGGTGGTCAAAGACTTCATCGACAAGGTGCGCACCCGCGCGGTGGGCGAAGAGGTCATCCGCTCGGTGAAACCGGGCCAGCAGGTCATCAAGATCGTCTATGACGCGCTGGTCGACATGCTCGGCGCCGACGAGGAAGCCTCGCACCTGCGGGTCGATGTGCCGCCGGCGGTCGTGATGATGGCGGGCCTGCAAGGCTCCGGTAAAACCACGACGACGGGCAAGATTGCCAAACGCCTTGCCGACCGCGGCAAGAAGCGCGTGCTGCTCGCCTCGCTCGACGTGCGCCGTCCGGCCGCCATGGAACAGCTGGCGATCCTCGCGAAACAGGCCGGCGAGAATGTTGCCTCGCTGCCCATCATTCCCGGTCAGCTGCCGGCTGACATTGCCCGCCGCGCCGTGCAGGCCGCGAAAATCGGCGGCTATGATGTCCTCTTCCTCGACACCGCCGGCCGCACCTCGATCGACGAGCAGATGATGAGCGAGGCGGCCGAGATCGCCGCCATCGCCAATCCGTCGGAAGTGCTGCTGGTTGCCGATGCGCTGACCGGCCAGGACGCCGTCGAGACGGCGCGCCGTTTCCATGAACGCCTGCCGCTGACGGGACTCGTCCTGACACGGATGGACGGCGATGGCCGCGGCGGCGCCGCGCTGTCGATGCGGGCCGTCACGGGCCTGCCGATCAAGTTCCTCGGCGTCGGCGAAAAGCTCGACGGTCTCGATGCCTTCGACGCCAAGCGCGTCGCCGGCCGCATCCTGGGGCAGGGGGACATTGTCTCGCTGGTCGAGAAGGCTGCCGAGCAGATGGACGCCGAAAAAGCCGAGCGGATGGCCGCGAAGCTGAAGAAGGGCGAATTCGACCTCGACGACCTCGCAGACCAGCTGCGCCAGATGCAGCGCATGGGCGGTCTCGGCGGTATCATGGGCATGATGCCGGGCGCGCGCAAAGCCAAGGAAGCGATGGCGAATGCGAATCTCGACGACCGGGTGCTGAAGCGGCAGGAAGCGATCATCCTGTCGATGACAAAGGCCGAACGTCGCAAGCCAGCCTTGCTGAACGCCTCGCGCCGCAAGCGGATTGCCGCCGGCGCCGGCGTCGATGTGTCGGACGTCAACAAGCTGCTGAAGATGCACCTTCAGATGTCGACCATGATGAAGAAGATGCGCACGAAGGGCGGCATGAAAGGCATGCTCGGCGCCGCGCAGGCGGCCGGCCTCAGTCCGGCTGACCTTGCGAAGATGGGGTCCGGCGGCATGCCGGGCGGCTTGCCCGGCCTGGGGGGGCCCTCCGCAGGCGGACTACCCGGAGGTTTGCCTGGATTGGGCGGCGGCTCACTGCCCGGCCTTGGAGGGACGAAGAAGAAATGA
- a CDS encoding beta/gamma crystallin family protein, which produces MPRDFLAQTFLAAVFIAMAAAPGAEAQKDEIEAFRRGPPPATGPAEITLYSDTGLRGTSVTLTADQTKLSRVSFNDKARSVEVRGGVWLLCTDANLGGKCEYVDRTVRNLGEIGLSGNISSVQVTSYDRGPRSYDIALFANSNFRGPFLGFDEGEASLSQFRFNDTASSILITRGTWLVCENTDYRGNCEFLDASISDLGGIYLNDAISSFRRYDVRREGPWRRPVPLPGPSYPPSNGGAVGGLSGEQSVFFPAPTYRGARISNRDGAATRFCQDQGFSEAVYKAPGSVLSDVLCR; this is translated from the coding sequence ATGCCCCGCGACTTCCTGGCCCAGACTTTTCTCGCCGCTGTCTTCATCGCGATGGCGGCCGCCCCCGGCGCCGAAGCGCAGAAGGACGAGATCGAAGCCTTCCGGCGCGGCCCGCCGCCTGCCACGGGCCCGGCCGAAATCACACTCTATTCGGATACCGGCCTGCGCGGCACCTCGGTCACCTTGACCGCCGACCAGACCAAGCTCAGCCGCGTCAGCTTCAACGACAAGGCGCGCAGCGTGGAAGTCCGGGGCGGCGTCTGGCTGCTCTGCACGGACGCGAACCTTGGCGGCAAGTGCGAGTACGTTGACCGCACGGTGCGCAATCTCGGCGAGATAGGCCTGTCGGGCAACATCTCGTCGGTGCAGGTGACGAGCTATGATCGCGGCCCGCGCAGCTATGACATCGCCCTGTTCGCCAACTCGAACTTCCGCGGGCCCTTCCTTGGCTTCGACGAAGGCGAGGCCAGTCTCAGCCAGTTCCGCTTCAATGACACCGCGAGTTCCATCCTGATCACGCGCGGCACCTGGCTGGTGTGCGAGAACACCGACTACCGGGGCAATTGCGAATTTCTCGATGCTTCGATCAGCGACCTCGGCGGCATCTACCTGAATGACGCCATCTCCTCGTTCCGCCGCTATGACGTGCGCCGCGAAGGTCCGTGGCGCCGGCCAGTGCCCTTGCCGGGGCCGTCTTATCCCCCGTCGAATGGCGGCGCCGTCGGCGGGCTGAGCGGTGAGCAGTCGGTATTCTTCCCGGCGCCGACCTATCGCGGCGCCCGGATTTCGAACCGCGACGGCGCGGCCACGCGCTTTTGCCAGGACCAGGGGTTCTCCGAAGCGGTATATAAAGCGCCGGGGAGTGTTCTCTCGGACGTGCTCTGCCGCTAG
- a CDS encoding beta/gamma crystallin family protein, with the protein MLTASAPDLRGLRLNDNISSLRPAGGYGYPPSTGTPVYGSLVFFSSTGLRGDALTIDRDEPDLARAGYNDRARSIDIRSGVWEVCTDGDYRGRCTTLDRPVDNLSDIGLSGNISSVRLVTHRSGY; encoded by the coding sequence GTGCTGACGGCCAGCGCGCCGGACCTGCGCGGCCTGCGCCTCAACGACAACATCTCCTCGCTCCGCCCGGCGGGCGGCTATGGCTATCCGCCGTCCACCGGCACGCCGGTCTATGGCAGCCTTGTTTTCTTCTCGAGCACAGGCCTTCGCGGCGATGCGCTGACGATTGACCGCGACGAGCCGGACCTTGCCCGCGCCGGCTACAATGACCGCGCCCGCAGCATCGACATCCGCTCGGGTGTCTGGGAAGTCTGCACCGACGGCGACTATCGCGGCCGCTGCACCACGCTCGACCGGCCGGTCGACAATCTCAGCGACATTGGCCTGTCGGGGAACATCTCCTCGGTCCGCCTCGTCACCCATCGCAGCGGCTACTGA
- the rpsP gene encoding 30S ribosomal protein S16 yields MSLKIRLARGGSKKRPFYSIVVADARAPRDGRFIEKIGTYDPRLAKDSAERVKVDAAKAADWIKKGAQPTDRVARFLSKVEVDGKAVTTWENSNNPNKGAPGKKAQERAKERADKAAAKAAAAAAPAEEAAAE; encoded by the coding sequence ATGTCACTCAAAATCCGGCTCGCCCGTGGCGGCTCGAAAAAACGCCCCTTCTACTCGATCGTCGTTGCCGACGCCCGCGCTCCGCGCGACGGCCGCTTTATCGAGAAGATCGGCACTTATGATCCGCGCCTTGCGAAAGACTCCGCCGAGCGCGTGAAGGTCGATGCTGCGAAAGCGGCAGACTGGATCAAGAAAGGCGCCCAGCCGACCGACCGCGTCGCCCGCTTCCTGTCGAAAGTGGAAGTTGACGGCAAGGCCGTGACGACCTGGGAAAACAGCAACAATCCGAACAAGGGCGCACCGGGCAAGAAAGCCCAGGAGCGTGCGAAGGAACGGGCCGACAAGGCTGCTGCCAAGGCCGCTGCTGCTGCGGCCCCGGCCGAGGAAGCCGCTGCCGAATAA